The Cellulomonas sp. S1-8 genome has a window encoding:
- a CDS encoding nuclease-related domain-containing protein, giving the protein MTPSEDIAGASPKLMRLRYAGACETCGTALDAGSRAVYLKATRAVQCLVCPEPTATATGSPAADLAAAAEPAVESGTAGSSARREYERRSAKRETRIREAHPRLGGLILAVSDEPQSTTAWARGARGEELLGATLDALATRGVRLLHDRRIPRTRANIDHIAVGPTGVHVIDAKRYKGRPNLRAEGGLIRPRVHKLAVGSRDCTGLVDGIHKQVALVRAALDAADRPDTPVHAALCFVDADWPLFGGSFLISDVAVLWPRKLVERVIAPGAMTGEQIEAVHRSLARAFPAA; this is encoded by the coding sequence ATGACCCCTTCGGAAGACATCGCCGGCGCGTCGCCGAAGTTGATGAGGCTGCGGTACGCGGGGGCCTGCGAGACGTGCGGTACCGCGCTCGACGCCGGATCGCGTGCGGTCTACCTCAAGGCGACGAGGGCAGTCCAGTGCCTCGTCTGCCCCGAGCCGACGGCGACGGCGACGGGCTCACCGGCCGCCGACCTGGCCGCAGCCGCGGAACCGGCCGTCGAGTCCGGTACGGCAGGGTCGTCCGCCCGGCGGGAGTACGAGCGGCGGTCGGCCAAGCGCGAGACGCGGATCCGAGAGGCTCATCCGCGGCTCGGTGGGCTCATTCTCGCGGTGAGCGACGAGCCCCAGAGCACGACCGCCTGGGCACGCGGCGCGCGAGGCGAGGAGCTGCTCGGCGCCACGCTCGACGCCCTCGCCACCCGGGGCGTCCGACTGCTGCACGACCGCCGCATCCCGCGGACCCGCGCGAACATCGACCACATCGCCGTCGGCCCGACGGGTGTCCACGTCATCGACGCCAAGCGCTACAAGGGTCGGCCGAACCTCCGCGCCGAAGGCGGGCTCATCCGCCCACGGGTGCACAAGCTCGCCGTCGGGTCCCGCGACTGCACCGGCCTCGTCGACGGCATCCACAAGCAGGTCGCCCTCGTCCGGGCGGCTCTCGACGCGGCTGACCGGCCCGACACGCCTGTGCACGCAGCGTTGTGCTTCGTCGACGCCGACTGGCCACTGTTCGGCGGCTCGTTCCTGATCTCCGATGTCGCCGTCCTGTGGCCCCGGAAGCTCGTCGAGCGCGTCATCGCACCCGGCGCGATGACGGGCGAGCAGATCGAGGCGGTCCACCGCAGCCTCGCCCGGGCCTTTCCTGCCGCCTGA
- a CDS encoding PIN domain-containing protein, with product MTFAAVLDANVLVPVALADTLLRAAEAGLYRPLWSARILAEVRSAILRVHPGLDPRRVDVRLHAMNLAFDDALVEGWQPLVEGIELGADPDDRHVVAAALRGGAEAVVTANVQDFPAAAMSALGLHTVSPDDFLLDLADLDEETMVRVIREHAQAKTWPPMTSTQVLDALARAGVPAFARHLTGLTG from the coding sequence GTGACGTTCGCCGCCGTGCTGGACGCCAACGTCCTGGTGCCCGTCGCTCTCGCGGACACGTTGCTCCGCGCGGCGGAGGCGGGCCTCTATCGGCCGCTGTGGTCGGCGCGCATCCTGGCGGAGGTCCGCTCCGCGATCCTCCGGGTGCACCCCGGGCTGGACCCCAGGCGCGTCGATGTGCGGCTGCACGCGATGAACCTCGCCTTCGACGATGCGCTCGTCGAGGGGTGGCAGCCGCTCGTCGAGGGCATCGAGCTGGGGGCCGACCCGGATGACCGGCATGTGGTCGCGGCCGCCCTTCGAGGAGGAGCGGAGGCGGTCGTCACAGCGAACGTCCAAGACTTCCCAGCGGCTGCGATGTCCGCGTTGGGTCTGCACACGGTCTCCCCGGACGACTTCCTCCTCGACCTGGCGGATCTCGACGAAGAGACGATGGTGCGCGTGATCCGCGAGCATGCGCAGGCAAAGACCTGGCCGCCGATGACGTCCACGCAGGTGCTCGATGCCCTGGCACGGGCTGGGGTGCCCGCGTTTGCCCGGCATCTCACGGGTCTGACGGGTTGA
- a CDS encoding alpha/beta fold hydrolase, protein MTGAPTAPAGFPPGGLPGLDPAWSRLVAVRETPLDGSRTPDRPPVLSTADDAVTHTWHVLDTGPLLAERGVTPVGTLLCVHGNPTWSYLWRDLVAATLAAADVAAADGPAADGAAAAWRVVAVDQLEMGFSGRTGTHRTLPRRVRDLADLTDALGLDGPVVTVGHDWGGVVSLGWAVDHPDALAGVVLLNTAVHQPADRPIPLPLRLALAAVGPSTVATPAFLETTLALAHPALPDEIKDAYRAPYRTAERRSGIGGFVADIPAGPDHPSADELDRIAEGLRGLDVPALLLWGPRDPVFGEPYLADLLERLPRARVHRYEGAGHLVAEDVDVAGAVMTWLADRRDTDGEPTAVPTSAVARTPMWHHLDALADDDTTALVEMAPSTGGGVRTVTWRLLARRVRELAAGLHAAGVRRGDRVSLLVPPGADLTATLYACLRIGAVVVVADAGLGARGLTRAVRGAQPTVVVGERRGLAAARALGWPGWRVSTTELPPATAAALGVELSLPELVDLGAGTDLPAAPSPDDLAAILFTSGSTGPAKGVAYTHAQLGAMRDALAAQYDLGVGTGLVAGFAPFALLGPALGCRSVTPDMDVTAPRTLTARAVAAAAHAAAADEAGTTVVFLSPAAVANVVATSGELTADDARALGRVRLLLSAGAPVREGLLAAIGDLLPGAVPHTPYGMTEGLLLTDVTLEEIRAAGSGGASGGVCVGRPAAGVTVRISALDDDGRATGALAGTPDVTGEVVVAAPHVKDHYDRLWLTDRESRRGTPDGDGATRVEVGSPADDVAPDARWHRTGDVGHLDAAGRLWVEGRLAHVLVTADGPVTPVGPEQRAESVPGVRRAGVVGVGPRGTQQVVVVVETDAAARRPALATPALTAAVRAAVGRDVAAVLVVPDLPTDVRHNSKIDRARLAVWADGVLAGGRLRKP, encoded by the coding sequence CCGCTCGACGGGTCGCGCACACCCGACCGGCCGCCTGTGCTCAGCACCGCGGACGACGCGGTGACGCACACGTGGCACGTGCTCGACACCGGCCCGCTCCTCGCCGAGCGCGGGGTCACACCCGTCGGGACCCTGCTGTGCGTGCACGGCAACCCGACGTGGTCGTACCTGTGGCGCGACCTCGTCGCTGCCACGCTGGCTGCCGCGGACGTGGCCGCTGCGGACGGCCCGGCCGCCGACGGCGCCGCCGCCGCGTGGCGCGTCGTCGCCGTCGACCAGCTCGAGATGGGCTTCTCGGGGCGCACCGGCACGCACCGGACGCTGCCCCGGCGCGTGCGGGACCTCGCCGACCTCACCGACGCGCTCGGGCTGGACGGGCCCGTCGTCACGGTCGGGCACGACTGGGGCGGCGTCGTCTCGCTCGGCTGGGCCGTCGACCACCCCGACGCGCTCGCGGGCGTCGTGCTCCTCAACACCGCGGTGCACCAGCCCGCGGACCGGCCGATCCCGCTGCCGCTGCGGCTCGCGCTGGCCGCGGTCGGCCCGTCGACGGTCGCGACGCCCGCGTTCCTCGAGACGACGCTCGCGCTCGCGCACCCGGCACTGCCCGACGAGATCAAGGACGCCTACCGCGCGCCGTACCGCACCGCGGAGCGCCGCTCCGGGATCGGCGGGTTCGTCGCCGACATCCCCGCCGGCCCCGACCACCCGAGCGCCGACGAGCTCGACCGCATCGCCGAGGGGCTCCGCGGCCTCGACGTCCCCGCGCTCCTGCTCTGGGGGCCGCGCGACCCGGTGTTCGGCGAGCCGTACCTCGCGGACCTGCTCGAACGCCTCCCGCGAGCACGGGTGCACCGGTACGAGGGCGCGGGTCACCTCGTCGCCGAGGACGTCGACGTCGCGGGCGCCGTGATGACGTGGCTCGCGGACCGCCGCGACACCGACGGCGAGCCGACCGCGGTCCCGACGTCCGCCGTCGCCCGCACCCCGATGTGGCACCACCTCGACGCGCTCGCGGACGACGACACGACCGCGCTGGTCGAGATGGCGCCGTCCACTGGCGGCGGCGTCCGCACCGTCACGTGGCGTCTGCTCGCGCGGCGCGTGCGGGAGCTGGCGGCGGGACTGCACGCCGCCGGGGTCCGCCGCGGCGACCGCGTCTCGCTGCTCGTCCCACCCGGCGCCGACCTCACCGCGACGCTCTACGCGTGCCTGCGCATCGGCGCCGTCGTCGTCGTCGCGGACGCCGGCCTGGGTGCGCGGGGGCTCACGCGTGCGGTGCGGGGTGCACAGCCCACGGTCGTCGTGGGGGAGCGCAGGGGTCTGGCCGCAGCGCGCGCGCTCGGCTGGCCCGGGTGGCGCGTGTCGACGACCGAGCTGCCGCCCGCGACCGCCGCAGCCCTCGGCGTCGAGCTGAGCCTGCCGGAGCTCGTGGACCTCGGTGCCGGGACCGACCTGCCGGCCGCGCCGTCCCCCGACGACCTCGCGGCGATCCTCTTCACGTCCGGGTCGACCGGACCGGCCAAGGGCGTCGCGTACACGCACGCGCAGCTCGGCGCGATGCGCGACGCGCTCGCCGCCCAGTACGACCTGGGCGTCGGGACGGGGCTCGTCGCGGGCTTCGCGCCCTTCGCGCTGCTGGGGCCGGCGCTCGGCTGCCGTTCGGTCACGCCCGACATGGACGTCACCGCACCCCGCACCCTCACGGCGCGGGCGGTCGCCGCCGCGGCTCACGCGGCCGCGGCCGACGAGGCGGGCACGACGGTGGTGTTCCTCTCGCCCGCGGCCGTCGCGAACGTCGTGGCGACGTCCGGCGAGCTCACGGCGGACGACGCGCGGGCGCTCGGGCGCGTCCGGCTCCTGCTCTCGGCGGGTGCGCCGGTGCGCGAGGGGCTGCTCGCGGCGATCGGGGACCTGCTGCCCGGCGCGGTGCCGCACACGCCGTACGGCATGACCGAGGGTCTGCTGCTCACCGACGTGACGCTCGAGGAGATCCGGGCGGCCGGGTCCGGCGGGGCGTCGGGCGGGGTGTGCGTCGGGCGGCCCGCGGCGGGCGTGACGGTCCGGATCAGCGCCCTCGACGACGACGGGCGCGCGACCGGGGCGCTCGCGGGGACGCCCGACGTGACGGGCGAGGTCGTCGTCGCCGCACCGCACGTCAAGGACCACTACGACCGGCTGTGGCTGACCGACCGCGAGAGCCGGCGCGGGACGCCGGACGGCGACGGGGCGACGCGGGTCGAGGTGGGGTCGCCCGCGGACGACGTCGCACCGGACGCGCGCTGGCACCGCACCGGTGACGTCGGGCACCTCGACGCCGCGGGCCGGCTCTGGGTCGAGGGGCGCCTCGCGCACGTCCTCGTCACCGCGGACGGACCCGTCACCCCGGTCGGCCCGGAGCAGCGCGCGGAGTCCGTGCCCGGGGTGCGGCGCGCGGGCGTGGTCGGCGTCGGGCCGCGCGGCACCCAGCAGGTCGTCGTCGTCGTGGAGACGGACGCGGCAGCCCGCCGGCCCGCGCTCGCGACACCCGCGCTCACCGCGGCGGTGCGGGCCGCCGTCGGACGGGACGTCGCGGCCGTGCTCGTCGTGCCCGACCTGCCGACCGACGTCCGCCACAACTCCAAGATCGACCGTGCCCGGCTGGCCGTGTGGGCCGACGGGGTGCTGGCCGGCGGACGGCTGAGGAAGCCGTGA
- a CDS encoding alpha/beta fold hydrolase, producing MNAVRRHNIRVSGVPGAQAVVFAHGFGCDQNMWRHVAPHFEDEFTVVTFDHVGAGGSDASAYDPAHHGTLSGYAQDVLTILQELQLRDVVFVGHSVSAMIGVLAAVDDPRRFDKLVLVSPSPRYVDDVGYTGGFTEADITELLESLDSNYLGWSSAIAPVIMGNPDRPELGAELTASFCRTDPEIARRFARVTFMSDNRADLPGVSVPTLVLQCTDDVIAPVAVGEYVRDAIPDARLVLLDATGHCPNLSAPEATTAAISAFVRA from the coding sequence GTGAACGCGGTCCGCCGGCACAACATCCGCGTCTCGGGGGTACCCGGGGCGCAGGCCGTCGTGTTCGCGCACGGGTTCGGGTGCGACCAGAACATGTGGCGCCACGTCGCCCCGCACTTCGAGGACGAGTTCACGGTCGTCACGTTCGACCACGTCGGCGCGGGCGGGTCCGACGCGTCGGCGTACGACCCCGCGCACCACGGCACCCTGAGCGGCTACGCGCAGGACGTCCTGACGATCCTGCAGGAGCTCCAGCTGCGGGACGTGGTGTTCGTGGGCCACTCGGTCTCGGCGATGATCGGGGTGCTGGCCGCCGTCGACGACCCCCGGCGTTTCGACAAGCTGGTCCTCGTCTCCCCGTCGCCGCGGTACGTCGACGACGTGGGGTACACGGGCGGCTTCACCGAGGCGGACATCACCGAGCTGCTCGAGTCGCTCGACAGCAACTACCTGGGGTGGTCCAGCGCGATCGCGCCGGTGATCATGGGCAACCCCGACCGACCCGAGCTCGGCGCCGAGCTCACCGCGAGCTTCTGCCGCACGGACCCGGAGATCGCCCGCCGGTTCGCGCGCGTGACGTTCATGTCGGACAACCGCGCCGACCTGCCCGGCGTCAGCGTCCCGACGCTGGTCCTGCAGTGCACCGACGACGTGATCGCACCGGTCGCCGTCGGGGAGTACGTGCGCGACGCGATCCCCGACGCCCGGCTCGTGCTGCTCGACGCGACCGGCCACTGCCCCAACCTGAGCGCCCCCGAGGCGACGACCGCCGCGATCTCCGCGTTCGTGCGCGCTTGA
- a CDS encoding PP2C family protein-serine/threonine phosphatase, with product MTGTGAAPAPRDDADAAFHDALLQDDPALLYDRAPCGYLSTTPDGVITRVNATFLAWTGYHREDLVGRRRFIDLLPVGGRIYHETHYAPTLHLQGTAREIALEVVCADGRRLPVLVNSVLERDADGNPLVIRTAAFDATERRRYEQEVLAAKRRAEESEARAVELAQTLQQTLIPPTPPRIPGLDVAAAYRPAGDGRYVGGDFYDVFQVATDDWVVTLGDVQGKGTEAAVVTTLARYTLRAAAVDHDSPSDVLRTLDQVLQRADTDRFCTAVVVRLRRTGGAWRATVACGGHPLPLLRRPGRPVQAVGQHGYLLGLTPRATFVDTEITLASGDALVLFTDGVTEGRQRGEFYGVARLQALVEARRGPAAEVTDAILADVMAFQSDDARDDIAVVTVAVE from the coding sequence TTGACGGGGACCGGCGCGGCGCCCGCGCCCCGCGACGACGCCGACGCCGCCTTCCACGACGCCCTGCTGCAGGACGACCCCGCCCTGCTGTACGACCGCGCGCCGTGCGGGTACCTCTCGACGACGCCCGACGGCGTCATCACCCGCGTCAACGCGACGTTCCTCGCGTGGACGGGGTACCACCGCGAGGACCTCGTCGGTCGACGGCGCTTCATCGACCTGCTGCCCGTCGGCGGGCGGATCTACCACGAGACGCACTACGCGCCGACCCTGCACCTGCAGGGCACCGCCCGCGAGATCGCCCTGGAGGTCGTCTGCGCCGACGGGCGACGCCTGCCCGTGCTCGTCAACTCCGTGCTGGAGCGCGATGCCGACGGCAACCCCCTCGTCATCCGCACCGCCGCGTTCGACGCCACCGAGCGCCGCCGGTACGAGCAGGAGGTGCTCGCCGCCAAGCGTCGGGCCGAGGAGTCCGAGGCGCGGGCCGTCGAGCTCGCGCAGACCCTGCAGCAGACGCTGATCCCGCCGACACCCCCGCGCATCCCCGGCCTCGACGTCGCCGCCGCGTACCGGCCCGCGGGCGACGGGCGGTACGTCGGTGGCGACTTCTACGACGTGTTCCAGGTCGCCACCGACGACTGGGTCGTCACGCTCGGCGACGTGCAGGGCAAGGGCACCGAGGCCGCCGTCGTCACCACCCTCGCCCGCTACACGCTGCGCGCCGCGGCCGTCGACCACGACTCCCCGAGCGACGTGCTGCGCACCCTCGACCAGGTGCTGCAGCGCGCGGACACCGACCGGTTCTGCACCGCCGTCGTCGTGCGGCTGCGGCGCACCGGGGGTGCGTGGCGGGCGACCGTCGCGTGCGGCGGTCACCCCCTGCCGCTGCTGCGGCGGCCCGGGCGGCCGGTGCAGGCCGTCGGGCAGCACGGGTACCTGCTCGGGCTCACGCCCCGCGCGACCTTCGTCGACACCGAGATCACGCTCGCGTCCGGCGACGCGCTGGTGCTCTTCACCGACGGCGTCACCGAGGGCCGGCAGCGCGGGGAGTTCTACGGCGTCGCGCGGCTGCAGGCCCTCGTCGAGGCACGCCGCGGACCGGCCGCCGAGGTCACCGACGCGATCCTGGCCGACGTCATGGCGTTCCAGTCCGACGACGCGCGCGACGACATCGCGGTCGTCACGGTCGCGGTCGAGTGA
- a CDS encoding NAD-dependent epimerase/dehydratase family protein, producing the protein MKVLVTGASGLLGRTTAARVRDAGHEVRTFQRRPSGVDGVHDSLGSLTDPDDVDRAVRGVDAVVHLAAKVSLSGDAADFRRVNVDGTGALLAAAARHGVADVVHASSPSVAHTGTAIVGGDAARADPLRAHGDYARTKAEAELLALAADGDLRVVAVRPHLVWGPGDEQLVARIAARARTGRLPLLGHGAALIDTTYLDNAASALVAALHRLGDDDGVVRGQAYVVTNGEPRTVAEMLAGICVAVGAPAPSYRVPGAVARGAGAAVEAAWDHLPLRSADGEPPMTRFLAEQLSTAHWFDQRRTRADLRWRPEVSVDEGLRRLAEWHAAGG; encoded by the coding sequence GTGAAGGTCCTGGTCACGGGCGCGTCCGGCCTCCTCGGCCGCACGACCGCCGCGCGTGTCCGCGACGCCGGGCACGAGGTCCGCACGTTCCAGCGCCGGCCCAGCGGGGTCGACGGCGTCCACGACTCCCTCGGCTCCCTGACGGACCCCGACGACGTCGACCGCGCCGTCCGCGGCGTCGACGCGGTCGTGCACCTCGCGGCCAAGGTGTCGCTCAGCGGGGACGCGGCCGACTTCCGACGCGTCAACGTCGACGGCACGGGCGCGCTGCTCGCCGCGGCCGCACGGCACGGCGTCGCGGACGTGGTGCATGCCTCGTCGCCGTCCGTCGCGCACACCGGGACGGCGATCGTGGGCGGGGACGCGGCGCGGGCCGACCCGCTCCGGGCGCACGGCGACTACGCGCGCACCAAGGCCGAGGCCGAGCTCCTCGCGCTCGCTGCCGACGGCGACCTGCGGGTCGTCGCCGTCCGGCCGCACCTCGTGTGGGGGCCGGGCGACGAGCAGCTCGTCGCGCGCATCGCCGCGCGGGCCCGCACCGGCCGGCTCCCGCTGCTCGGCCACGGCGCCGCCCTCATCGACACGACGTACCTCGACAACGCGGCGTCCGCGCTGGTCGCGGCGCTGCACCGGCTCGGCGACGACGACGGGGTCGTGCGCGGTCAGGCCTACGTCGTCACGAACGGCGAGCCGCGGACCGTCGCGGAGATGCTCGCGGGGATCTGCGTCGCCGTCGGAGCCCCCGCACCGTCGTACCGCGTGCCCGGCGCGGTGGCGCGGGGGGCGGGCGCCGCGGTCGAGGCCGCCTGGGACCACCTTCCGCTGCGCAGCGCGGACGGCGAGCCGCCGATGACGCGGTTCCTCGCGGAGCAGCTGTCGACCGCGCACTGGTTCGACCAGCGCCGCACGCGCGCCGACCTGCGGTGGAGGCCGGAGGTGTCGGTCGACGAGGGGCTGCGCCGGTTGGCGGAGTGGCACGCAGCAGGCGGGTGA
- a CDS encoding DUF427 domain-containing protein: protein MSPENGGPWRPRTPPPGGRAAVAPGPGQESVWDYPRPPLVAPSTEHVLVVLGATVVADTRRALRVLETSHPPTYYLPLSDVADGALVPVDGVTTSCEFKGRAVYYDTVGTDERGRRVVLPRAAWGYPTPSPGYEALVDHVALYPDGLTCSVDGERVEAQDGDFYGGWRTSRVVGPFKGGAGTRGW from the coding sequence ATGAGTCCGGAGAACGGCGGCCCATGGCGACCGCGCACACCACCGCCGGGGGGCCGTGCCGCGGTCGCTCCGGGGCCTGGTCAGGAGTCCGTCTGGGACTACCCGCGCCCGCCGCTGGTGGCGCCGAGCACGGAGCACGTCCTCGTGGTCCTCGGCGCGACCGTCGTCGCGGACACGCGCCGGGCGCTGCGCGTCCTGGAGACCTCGCACCCGCCGACGTACTACCTGCCGCTCAGCGACGTAGCCGACGGCGCGCTCGTGCCCGTCGACGGGGTCACGACGTCCTGCGAGTTCAAGGGCCGGGCCGTGTACTACGACACCGTCGGCACGGACGAGCGCGGCCGCCGGGTGGTGCTGCCGCGAGCCGCCTGGGGGTACCCGACGCCGTCGCCCGGCTACGAGGCCCTCGTCGACCACGTCGCGCTGTACCCCGACGGCCTGACGTGCAGCGTCGACGGCGAGCGGGTCGAGGCGCAGGACGGTGACTTCTACGGCGGCTGGCGGACCAGCCGGGTCGTCGGTCCGTTCAAGGGCGGAGCCGGCACGCGGGGATGGTGA
- a CDS encoding DEAD/DEAH box helicase, producing MARPGQRRSGRARTEPGAERRGAPRTDPGTQRRRSSRPAEQGIIPVLAGLAREVDAAVQRPPTRPAVRTKFQVVALLVREERARLMAGGGPNERRAKDLKRLDEVATQLARTAARDTSLLELLAEDARVSDAARAYKATVMRAGGLEPPEEPEPAAPAAPVAPAPGTEKRVVPRSVISRQLANPFLAPDFEAAAQRAAPRARRLAGWELLDPLFRSFEEAATGAPACMPLPEPRPVPTPAGRELMPHQARVVAAAARGHRTFLLADEPGLGKTAQALLAAQAADAFPLLVVVPNVVKTNWAHEVGLWTPLRQPTVVHGDGDKMDGFADVVIVNYEILDRHVGWLGDLGFRGMVVDEAHFIKNTSSQRSKHVLALSERIRARTARPLLMALTGTPLINDIEDFRAIWQYLGWIDATKPLGSLMEALEDTGLTPADRGFYAAARTAVIDMGIVRRRKIDVVADIPARRVADLPVELDGAVGRSIRAAEEALAQRLVGRYRAAVAARGAEVDGVDPDLARRVAAAELKDASSKAGGENVFTMVRRIGQAKAGLAADYAAQLARNVGKVVFFAKHVDVMDTAEQTFADRGIRYASIRGDQTPRVRAKNIAAFVDDPEVAVVVCSLTAAGVGLNLQVASNLVLAELSWTHAEQTQAIDRIHRIGQDEPVTAWRIIAAQTIDSRIAELIDAKSGLAARALDGAGEDDDTSSTDVQLDALVGLLTDALADEGAGWA from the coding sequence GTGGCACGACCTGGCCAGCGCCGGTCCGGTCGCGCGCGCACCGAGCCCGGCGCCGAGCGACGCGGCGCTCCGCGCACCGACCCCGGCACCCAGCGCCGTCGCTCCTCACGTCCCGCCGAGCAGGGCATCATCCCGGTGCTCGCGGGGCTCGCCCGCGAGGTCGACGCCGCGGTGCAACGTCCCCCGACGCGTCCGGCGGTACGCACCAAGTTTCAGGTCGTGGCTCTGCTGGTGCGCGAGGAACGGGCCCGGTTGATGGCCGGCGGCGGCCCGAACGAGCGCCGCGCGAAGGACCTCAAGCGACTCGACGAGGTCGCCACGCAGCTGGCCAGGACGGCGGCCCGGGACACCTCCCTGCTGGAGCTCCTGGCCGAGGACGCCCGCGTCTCCGACGCCGCGAGGGCCTACAAGGCCACCGTGATGCGCGCCGGAGGCCTGGAGCCGCCCGAGGAGCCCGAGCCCGCCGCGCCGGCCGCCCCGGTCGCACCCGCTCCGGGCACCGAGAAGCGCGTGGTGCCGCGCTCGGTGATCTCGCGGCAGCTCGCCAACCCGTTCCTCGCACCGGACTTCGAGGCCGCGGCACAGCGGGCCGCTCCCCGGGCGCGCAGGCTGGCGGGCTGGGAGCTGCTCGACCCCCTCTTCCGGTCCTTCGAGGAGGCGGCGACCGGCGCGCCCGCCTGCATGCCGCTGCCCGAGCCGCGCCCGGTGCCGACGCCCGCCGGCCGGGAGCTGATGCCGCACCAGGCCCGGGTCGTCGCGGCCGCCGCCCGTGGCCACCGCACGTTCCTGCTCGCCGACGAGCCGGGGCTCGGCAAGACCGCCCAGGCTCTGCTCGCCGCCCAGGCGGCCGACGCGTTCCCGCTCCTGGTCGTCGTCCCCAACGTCGTCAAGACGAACTGGGCCCACGAGGTCGGTCTGTGGACGCCGCTGCGCCAGCCCACCGTGGTCCACGGCGACGGCGACAAGATGGACGGGTTCGCGGACGTCGTGATCGTCAACTACGAGATCCTCGACCGGCACGTCGGCTGGCTCGGCGACCTCGGCTTCCGCGGCATGGTCGTCGACGAGGCGCACTTCATCAAGAACACGAGCTCCCAGCGCTCCAAGCACGTCCTGGCGCTCTCCGAGCGAATCCGCGCGCGCACCGCCCGGCCGCTGCTCATGGCGCTGACCGGGACGCCGCTGATCAACGACATCGAGGACTTCCGCGCGATCTGGCAGTACCTCGGCTGGATCGACGCCACCAAGCCGCTCGGCAGCCTGATGGAAGCTCTCGAGGACACCGGCCTCACCCCGGCGGACCGGGGCTTCTACGCCGCCGCCCGCACCGCCGTCATCGACATGGGCATCGTGCGTCGTCGCAAGATCGACGTGGTCGCCGACATCCCGGCGCGCCGGGTGGCGGACCTGCCCGTCGAGCTCGACGGCGCCGTCGGCCGCTCGATCCGTGCCGCCGAGGAGGCGCTCGCCCAGCGGCTGGTCGGCCGCTACCGGGCCGCCGTCGCGGCACGCGGCGCCGAGGTGGACGGGGTCGACCCGGACCTCGCGCGTCGGGTCGCCGCCGCCGAGCTCAAGGACGCGAGCTCGAAGGCCGGGGGCGAGAACGTCTTCACGATGGTCCGCCGGATCGGCCAGGCCAAGGCCGGGCTGGCCGCGGACTACGCCGCGCAGCTGGCCCGCAACGTCGGCAAGGTCGTGTTCTTCGCCAAGCACGTCGACGTGATGGACACCGCCGAGCAGACCTTCGCCGACCGCGGCATCCGGTACGCCTCGATCCGCGGCGACCAGACGCCCCGGGTGCGCGCCAAGAACATCGCCGCGTTCGTCGACGACCCCGAGGTGGCGGTCGTGGTGTGCTCGCTGACGGCCGCCGGTGTGGGGCTGAACCTGCAGGTCGCGTCCAACCTGGTGCTGGCCGAGCTGTCCTGGACGCACGCCGAGCAGACCCAGGCCATCGACCGGATCCACCGCATCGGCCAGGACGAGCCCGTCACCGCGTGGCGGATCATCGCCGCGCAGACCATCGACTCCAGGATCGCCGAGCTGATCGACGCCAAGTCAGGTCTGGCCGCCCGCGCGCTGGACGGGGCGGGGGAGGACGACGACACGTCGTCCACGGACGTGCAGCTCGACGCCCTGGTCGGGCTGCTCACCGACGCGCTCGCGGACGAGGGCGCGGGCTGGGCGTGA
- a CDS encoding helix-turn-helix domain-containing protein, whose protein sequence is MSVAIPLPVTLPSDDSAAVDALARMLHAPSARLVGPDGTEVALPAEVHDVLLQVVEAMQHGQAITVAAHSTRLTTSQAAELLGISRPTLVKLLERNEIPFEKSSRHRRVRLDDVIAYREQRRVARRDLLDEMTRHAVEDDLYDVDAADYTDALEVARKAGPAE, encoded by the coding sequence ATGAGCGTCGCTATCCCCCTCCCGGTCACGCTGCCGTCCGACGACAGCGCGGCCGTCGACGCGCTCGCGCGGATGCTCCACGCACCCAGCGCCCGCCTCGTCGGTCCTGACGGCACGGAGGTCGCGCTCCCGGCCGAGGTGCACGACGTGCTGCTGCAGGTGGTCGAGGCGATGCAGCACGGACAGGCGATCACTGTCGCCGCACACTCGACGCGGTTGACCACGAGCCAGGCCGCTGAGCTCCTTGGCATCTCGCGACCTACGCTGGTCAAGCTGCTCGAGCGGAACGAGATCCCGTTCGAGAAGTCGAGCCGCCACCGCCGGGTACGGCTCGACGACGTGATCGCCTACCGCGAGCAGCGTCGCGTCGCGCGTCGCGACCTCCTGGACGAGATGACGCGCCATGCCGTCGAGGACGACCTCTACGACGTCGACGCCGCGGACTACACCGACGCCCTGGAGGTCGCTCGGAAGGCGGGACCTGCCGAGTGA